A single region of the Phycisphaerae bacterium RAS1 genome encodes:
- the rpsI gene encoding 30S ribosomal protein S9: MSEMTAPTSEQAAPSSAKGGFWGTGRRKTSVARVRVVPGGGKFLVNGRDVDKYFTEIEDRSAARAPLAATSSAAQWDIQVNVHGGGVAGQAGAVRLGIARALVEANSSFEATLRDAGYLTRDARAVERKKYGRAKARRRFQFSKR, encoded by the coding sequence TTGTCTGAGATGACCGCACCCACCAGCGAACAGGCGGCGCCCAGCAGCGCCAAAGGCGGCTTCTGGGGCACAGGCCGCCGCAAGACGTCGGTCGCACGCGTCCGCGTCGTCCCCGGCGGCGGCAAGTTTCTCGTGAACGGCCGTGACGTGGACAAGTATTTCACCGAGATCGAAGACCGCTCGGCGGCGCGGGCGCCCTTGGCCGCCACCTCCAGCGCGGCCCAGTGGGACATCCAGGTCAATGTGCACGGCGGCGGTGTCGCCGGGCAGGCGGGCGCCGTTCGGCTGGGCATCGCACGGGCGCTGGTTGAAGCGAACTCGTCGTTTGAAGCGACGCTTCGCGACGCGGGCTACCTGACGCGCGACGCGCGCGCGGTCGAACGCAAGAAATACGGCCGAGCCAAGGCCCGTCGTCGTTTCCAGTTCTCGAAGCGCTAG
- the rplM gene encoding 50S ribosomal protein L13 produces the protein MKTANHCYQSKPAEFQHQWFVVDATDKVLGRLATRIATVLMGKHKPTYTPHHDTGDFVIVLNAGAVKITGNRKKDDVVYHNYSGYPSGLRETTMRSMLERHPERVLEAAVQRMLPKNALAKRMLTKLKLYVGDSHPHQAQMPEPLPL, from the coding sequence ATGAAGACTGCCAATCACTGTTATCAATCCAAGCCGGCGGAATTTCAGCACCAGTGGTTCGTCGTTGACGCAACTGACAAGGTGCTGGGCCGCCTGGCGACGCGTATCGCGACGGTGCTGATGGGCAAGCACAAGCCCACCTACACGCCGCATCATGACACCGGCGATTTCGTCATCGTGCTGAACGCCGGCGCGGTCAAGATCACCGGCAACCGCAAGAAGGACGACGTGGTGTACCACAACTACTCGGGCTATCCGAGCGGATTGCGCGAGACCACGATGCGGTCCATGCTGGAGCGGCACCCGGAGCGCGTGCTGGAGGCGGCCGTTCAGCGCATGCTGCCCAAGAACGCCCTGGCCAAGCGCATGCTGACCAAGCTGAAGCTGTACGTCGGCGACAGCCATCCGCACCAGGCGCAGATGCCCGAGCCGCTGCCGCTCTGA
- the ykuD gene encoding putative L,D-transpeptidase YkuD, whose protein sequence is MRKSIRRRRRTAIFAFCCVASLAGVGYWFTHRQSPPSASAPRVATPLNVAPTPVVASTNPPTAPALLSAETSDAGSTATPPNSSAEPAAEEILKPRDGRGVESATGPPGPNSDRRDDTGGTIERKPPPATDSPQIEPVSSGNASIDASRQLMNAGKWIEARRQLSDLLSRGLKPAEQNEARALLTQLAQETVFNRTIIGDDPLFATHVVQPGENLTVIGSKFKVPPEAIMLINGIADARKLRADQKLKVPQGPFHVRIIKSDFRLDVYLADTYIRSFRVGLGSQGGTPEGAWRVKERLENPTYYPPASATDKRIIAPDDPANPLGERWIGLEGVEGDAVGRDGYGIHGTIEPDSIGKAESAGCVRMHNEDVALLFKLMMPGHSRVAIGP, encoded by the coding sequence TTGAGGAAGTCGATTCGCCGCCGTCGCCGAACGGCGATTTTCGCGTTCTGCTGCGTGGCTTCGCTCGCCGGGGTAGGGTACTGGTTCACGCATCGGCAGTCGCCGCCAAGCGCTTCAGCGCCGCGGGTCGCGACGCCATTGAATGTCGCTCCGACGCCAGTGGTTGCGTCGACGAACCCGCCGACCGCACCGGCGCTGCTCTCCGCAGAGACTTCCGACGCCGGGTCCACCGCGACGCCGCCGAACTCATCGGCTGAACCGGCGGCGGAGGAGATCCTGAAACCCCGTGACGGGCGCGGCGTCGAAAGCGCGACCGGGCCGCCGGGGCCGAATTCTGATCGTCGCGACGACACCGGCGGCACGATCGAGCGCAAACCGCCGCCGGCGACGGATTCACCGCAGATTGAGCCGGTTTCCTCCGGGAACGCATCCATCGACGCGTCGCGGCAGCTCATGAACGCCGGCAAGTGGATCGAGGCGCGGCGGCAGCTCAGCGACCTGCTGAGCCGCGGCCTGAAGCCGGCCGAACAGAACGAGGCCCGCGCGCTGCTGACGCAGCTTGCGCAGGAAACCGTCTTCAACCGGACGATCATTGGCGACGATCCGCTCTTCGCGACGCACGTCGTGCAGCCTGGCGAAAACCTGACCGTGATCGGCTCGAAATTCAAAGTGCCGCCCGAGGCGATCATGCTGATCAACGGCATCGCCGACGCGCGCAAGCTGCGGGCCGATCAGAAGCTCAAGGTGCCGCAGGGCCCGTTTCACGTGCGGATCATCAAGTCCGACTTCCGTCTCGACGTGTACCTTGCTGACACCTACATTCGCAGCTTCCGCGTCGGCCTCGGCTCGCAGGGCGGCACGCCGGAGGGCGCTTGGCGCGTGAAGGAACGGCTCGAAAACCCGACCTACTACCCGCCCGCTTCGGCCACGGATAAGCGCATCATCGCTCCGGACGACCCGGCCAACCCGCTCGGCGAACGCTGGATCGGACTGGAGGGCGTGGAAGGCGACGCCGTCGGCCGCGACGGCTACGGAATCCACGGCACGATCGAGCCGGACTCGATCGGCAAGGCGGAATCCGCGGGCTGCGTCCGGATGCACAACGAAGATGTGGCGTTGCTTTTCAAGTTGATGATGCCGGGACACTCGCGAGTGGCGATCGGTCCGTGA
- the xerD_4 gene encoding Tyrosine recombinase XerD, which yields MDDLQCTPKFEQSLDGFRVYQSAELGLSPNTLAAYRRDLLRFGDYLRRSGPDDWAALDMPLMQGHLGELADRGYKESTIARHVVAIRMWLQWLHVTRQVAGDLSSALELPKRWKRLPQTLNVDAAVELVTSPDPGKQLALRDRAMLELFYACGLRVSELCGLRAADVQLDAGYVRCMGKGRRERVVPLGSKARDAIEAYHQHLRPALIQAGLAAGKIETPYTKRAAAQTPLFLSRRGGTIERTAVWRMVRREALRRGIAGKLSPHTLRHSFATHLLEGGADLRVVQELLGHVSISTTEIYTHVQTKRLREVYDRCHPRGAEAMKRRRLGRE from the coding sequence ATGGACGACCTGCAGTGCACGCCGAAGTTCGAGCAGTCGCTCGACGGCTTTCGCGTCTATCAATCCGCCGAACTCGGGCTGTCGCCCAACACCCTCGCCGCCTATCGGCGCGACCTGCTGCGATTCGGCGACTACCTTCGCCGCAGCGGCCCGGACGACTGGGCCGCGCTGGACATGCCGCTGATGCAGGGCCATCTCGGCGAGCTGGCCGATCGGGGATACAAAGAAAGCACGATCGCCCGCCACGTGGTCGCGATCCGCATGTGGCTGCAGTGGCTGCACGTGACGCGGCAGGTCGCGGGCGACCTGTCGAGCGCGCTCGAACTGCCCAAGCGCTGGAAGCGGCTGCCGCAGACGTTGAACGTGGACGCCGCGGTTGAGCTGGTGACCTCACCGGACCCGGGCAAGCAGCTCGCACTGCGCGACCGGGCCATGCTCGAGCTGTTCTACGCCTGCGGGCTGCGCGTGAGCGAGTTGTGCGGGCTTCGCGCCGCGGACGTGCAGTTGGACGCCGGCTACGTGCGCTGCATGGGCAAGGGTCGCCGCGAGCGGGTCGTGCCGCTGGGCAGCAAGGCGCGCGACGCGATCGAAGCCTATCACCAGCATCTGCGTCCCGCGTTGATTCAGGCGGGCTTGGCCGCCGGCAAAATCGAGACGCCCTACACGAAGCGAGCGGCCGCCCAGACGCCCTTGTTTCTCAGCCGCCGCGGCGGGACGATTGAGCGGACCGCGGTCTGGAGGATGGTGCGGCGCGAGGCGCTGCGCCGCGGCATCGCGGGCAAGCTGAGTCCGCACACGTTGCGGCACAGCTTCGCGACTCATCTGCTGGAAGGCGGCGCCGATCTGCGCGTGGTGCAGGAGCTGCTGGGTCACGTCAGCATTTCGACGACGGAGATTTACACGCACGTGCAGACGAAACGGCTGCGCGAAGTGTACGACCGCTGCCACCCGCGCGGGGCTGAGGCGATGAAACGCCGGCGGCTGGGCCGTGAATAG
- the fdx_2 gene encoding Ferredoxin yields MEKKLRVRIDYNRCVGSTLCIHLAPRVFGLNEKRQSAVVNASGDTPERICAAAEQCPVSAITVEDAITGRQLFP; encoded by the coding sequence ATGGAAAAAAAGCTGCGCGTGCGGATTGACTACAACCGATGCGTCGGATCGACGCTGTGCATCCACCTTGCGCCGAGGGTCTTCGGGCTGAACGAGAAGCGCCAATCAGCCGTCGTGAATGCGTCGGGCGATACGCCGGAGCGCATCTGCGCCGCGGCCGAGCAATGCCCGGTGAGCGCGATCACGGTCGAGGACGCGATCACCGGCCGGCAGTTGTTTCCGTAA
- the bioI gene encoding Biotin biosynthesis cytochrome P450 yields MSAISDDLMARDVLVDPHSYYHALRAADPVHWNEMWGGWILTRYTDVVDVLRDAERFSSDRMSYLARELSPQDQEKYRPIFDVLSQWMVFRDPPDHTRLRLLLNARFTPRMVERYRERVRAIVEDLLKPIEAKRTIDMVREFAYLVPLTVILELLGAPELDRDLIKHWSEQLGVFFFLRADEPRRRAIACEGVTSLVEYLKPLIADRAARPRADLTSELVAAQKEGRLSEQEVLATCVLLVFGGHETTMNLIANGTLAFCRFPAEWQHLKAQPQLIGPAVEELLRYDSSVKATVRWAKVEAQIGGKTIRAGDKMLIGLSAANRDPQQFVDPDRLNIRRDPNPHVAFAHGIHVCLGAPLARLEGQEAFAGLTRRLPPPRLTEQTLDYHPTVVSRALRALNVSF; encoded by the coding sequence GTGTCTGCCATTTCAGATGATTTGATGGCCCGCGACGTTCTCGTCGACCCGCACTCGTATTACCACGCGCTGCGGGCCGCCGACCCGGTGCATTGGAACGAAATGTGGGGCGGCTGGATTCTGACGCGGTACACCGACGTGGTCGACGTGCTGCGCGACGCCGAGCGCTTCAGCTCCGACCGCATGAGCTACCTGGCGCGCGAGCTCTCGCCGCAGGACCAGGAGAAGTACCGCCCCATTTTCGACGTGCTCTCGCAGTGGATGGTCTTCCGCGATCCGCCGGACCATACGCGGCTGCGGCTGCTGCTGAACGCGCGTTTCACTCCGCGCATGGTCGAGCGTTATCGCGAGCGGGTGCGCGCGATTGTCGAAGATCTGCTGAAGCCGATCGAGGCGAAGCGCACGATCGACATGGTGCGCGAGTTCGCCTATCTCGTGCCGCTCACGGTCATCCTGGAGCTGCTGGGCGCGCCCGAGCTGGACCGCGACCTGATCAAGCACTGGTCCGAGCAGCTCGGCGTATTTTTCTTTCTGCGGGCCGACGAGCCGCGGCGGCGGGCGATCGCCTGCGAGGGGGTCACCTCGCTGGTCGAATACCTGAAGCCGCTGATCGCCGACCGCGCCGCGCGGCCGCGGGCCGACCTGACGAGCGAGCTGGTTGCAGCTCAGAAGGAAGGCCGCCTGTCCGAGCAGGAGGTGCTCGCAACCTGCGTGCTGCTGGTCTTCGGCGGACACGAAACCACGATGAACCTGATCGCCAACGGCACGCTGGCGTTCTGCCGGTTCCCGGCGGAATGGCAGCACCTCAAGGCGCAGCCGCAGCTCATCGGCCCGGCGGTTGAAGAGCTGCTGCGCTACGACAGTTCGGTGAAGGCGACTGTGCGCTGGGCCAAGGTGGAGGCTCAGATCGGCGGGAAGACGATCCGCGCCGGGGACAAAATGCTCATCGGCCTGTCGGCCGCCAATCGTGATCCGCAGCAGTTTGTCGATCCGGATCGGCTGAACATCAGGCGTGACCCGAATCCGCACGTCGCGTTTGCACACGGCATTCACGTCTGCCTTGGCGCACCGCTGGCGCGTCTGGAAGGACAGGAGGCATTCGCCGGCTTGACGCGCCGCCTGCCGCCGCCACGGCTGACGGAGCAGACGCTGGACTACCACCCGACGGTCGTCAGCCGGGCGCTGCGGGCGCTGAATGTTTCGTTTTAG
- a CDS encoding organic solvent tolerance protein produces MICVPLWLRRITFTAALICLGGAASAPAQVVDDEDQPLLPALIADYPVEMRSQYARQWRHDDGALVLVLTGDFEMRAGRRRMTSANGVVWIYPKSDEAGRRYSELAVYLSENAEVEEPGGTVTIDNVLLVSNLRTYGKLIKYHDAHADASAESGAFYQQALRDRALIEAGAPDETAGEGGVASPEAVKRPRQDRRPRSVWVSIENLESAQTTLGELVYVATGGVYLSQAGGANQPFMEIRADNAVIFPVAGGAADLVGREAGKGPATAPSRPEDDAPATQPSGTARGDERGGGLTRQVQQSVRAVYLEGDVVLSMGTQFVRASRLYYDFERQRAVMLDAVYRADVPERQIPLYVRADQIRQLSEREFAADHASVTTSEFYTPHYHIGAERVYIRDLTQRDAAGRSTSPVSGQYEIHNSTLNIGGAPLLWWPYSKGTLEQSETLLRRFSSGYSDTFGFTVETGWHLFNLLGIQAPPGYDATLRLDYYENRGPAGGINLDYQREDHYGLFRSYYVNDRGRDERLGPLRRNEWEPSDDNRGRVLWRHRHYLPEDWEATLELAYISDPNFLETYERQEFNAGKEQETVFFLKRARDTEAITLLANWRLLDFVTQTEHLPDIVYRRIGDTFGSPFALYHESRLGNVRYRPDDRRFFDEGYFDNTGQTGNTFRGDIREEVEAPLKSGIANIVPFATVRGSYWEHTPFGDGAEFRGYGGYGVRGSTVFSRVFHDAESALFDIHGIRHIIKPDFVIWHAASNMNAAEITPFDYGIETIEDFYGGSIGLRQTWQTKRGTGDKRRTVDLLTFDLEAGVFGDAKPGDVSNGYVTAFRPENSRARNYIAGDLIYRLSDTTNFLYEFNYDMNDRSLDRHNVSIAVERNPRLSYVFGSRYAGDIDMNLVGGGYNYKLNEKHITAFRMWYDIDGGDLGEFAVSYIRKLPRWYVGMTFEYSNIDDDFSVNFSVWPEGIPEWTLGSRRFVGLSNSTGIRP; encoded by the coding sequence ATGATCTGTGTGCCGTTGTGGCTGCGACGCATAACTTTCACCGCGGCGCTTATTTGCCTGGGCGGCGCCGCATCCGCGCCGGCGCAGGTCGTTGACGACGAAGACCAGCCGCTGCTGCCCGCGCTGATTGCCGATTACCCGGTCGAGATGCGCAGCCAATACGCGCGACAATGGCGCCACGACGACGGCGCGCTCGTCCTGGTCCTCACCGGCGATTTCGAGATGCGCGCCGGCCGCCGCCGAATGACGTCCGCCAACGGCGTCGTGTGGATCTACCCGAAGTCGGACGAGGCCGGCCGGCGCTACAGCGAACTGGCCGTCTACCTGTCGGAAAACGCCGAAGTCGAGGAGCCGGGCGGGACGGTGACGATTGACAACGTGCTGCTGGTCAGCAACCTGCGCACGTATGGCAAGCTCATCAAGTACCACGACGCGCACGCCGACGCTTCCGCCGAATCCGGTGCGTTCTATCAGCAGGCACTGCGCGATCGCGCGCTGATCGAGGCCGGAGCGCCGGACGAGACGGCCGGCGAAGGCGGCGTGGCCAGCCCCGAAGCCGTCAAGCGCCCCCGGCAGGACCGCCGCCCGCGCTCGGTCTGGGTCAGCATCGAGAATCTCGAGTCCGCGCAGACGACGCTGGGTGAGCTGGTCTACGTCGCCACCGGCGGGGTCTACCTGTCGCAGGCCGGCGGCGCCAATCAGCCCTTCATGGAGATTCGCGCCGACAACGCCGTCATCTTCCCCGTCGCCGGCGGCGCGGCCGACCTGGTCGGCCGGGAAGCCGGCAAGGGACCGGCCACGGCGCCGTCCCGGCCCGAAGACGACGCGCCGGCGACACAGCCATCGGGTACAGCGCGCGGCGATGAGCGCGGCGGCGGTTTGACGCGGCAGGTGCAACAGTCGGTGCGGGCGGTGTACCTGGAGGGGGACGTGGTGCTCTCGATGGGCACGCAGTTCGTTCGCGCCAGCCGGCTCTATTACGACTTCGAGCGGCAGCGGGCCGTCATGCTGGACGCGGTTTACCGCGCGGATGTCCCGGAGCGGCAGATCCCGCTTTATGTGCGCGCCGATCAGATCCGCCAGCTCTCCGAGCGCGAGTTCGCCGCGGACCACGCCAGCGTGACCACCAGCGAGTTCTATACGCCGCACTATCACATCGGCGCCGAGCGCGTGTACATCCGCGACCTGACGCAGCGCGACGCGGCCGGCCGTTCCACGTCTCCGGTTTCCGGCCAGTATGAGATCCACAACAGCACGTTGAACATCGGCGGCGCGCCGCTGCTCTGGTGGCCCTACAGCAAGGGCACGCTCGAACAGAGCGAGACGCTGCTGCGCCGCTTCAGCTCCGGCTACTCGGACACGTTCGGATTCACCGTCGAAACCGGCTGGCACCTTTTCAACCTGCTCGGCATTCAGGCCCCGCCCGGCTACGACGCCACCCTGCGGCTCGACTATTACGAAAATCGCGGACCGGCGGGCGGTATCAACCTCGACTATCAGCGCGAGGATCACTACGGCCTGTTCCGCTCCTACTACGTCAACGACCGCGGCCGTGACGAGCGGCTCGGCCCGCTTCGCCGCAACGAGTGGGAACCCAGCGACGACAATCGCGGCCGCGTGCTCTGGCGCCACCGGCACTACCTGCCCGAGGACTGGGAAGCGACGCTCGAGCTCGCCTACATCAGCGACCCGAACTTTCTTGAGACGTACGAACGCCAGGAGTTCAACGCCGGCAAGGAGCAGGAAACCGTCTTCTTCCTGAAACGCGCCCGCGATACCGAGGCCATCACGCTGTTGGCGAACTGGCGCCTGCTCGACTTCGTCACGCAGACCGAACACCTGCCCGACATCGTCTACCGCCGCATCGGCGATACGTTCGGGTCGCCCTTTGCGCTCTATCACGAATCACGGTTGGGCAACGTGCGCTACCGGCCGGATGACCGCCGCTTCTTTGATGAAGGTTATTTCGACAACACCGGCCAGACCGGCAACACCTTCCGCGGCGACATCCGTGAAGAGGTCGAGGCCCCGCTCAAGTCCGGAATCGCCAATATCGTGCCCTTCGCCACCGTCCGCGGCAGCTACTGGGAGCACACGCCCTTCGGCGACGGCGCCGAATTCCGCGGCTACGGCGGTTATGGCGTCCGCGGCAGCACCGTCTTCAGCCGCGTCTTTCACGACGCCGAGTCCGCGCTGTTCGACATCCACGGCATTCGTCACATCATCAAGCCGGACTTCGTCATCTGGCACGCGGCCAGCAACATGAACGCCGCCGAGATCACGCCTTTCGATTACGGCATCGAGACGATCGAGGATTTCTACGGCGGCTCGATCGGCCTGCGGCAGACTTGGCAGACCAAGCGCGGCACGGGCGACAAGCGCCGCACAGTCGATCTGCTCACCTTTGATCTTGAAGCCGGCGTCTTCGGCGACGCCAAGCCCGGCGACGTCTCGAATGGCTACGTCACGGCGTTTCGCCCGGAGAACAGCCGCGCGCGCAATTACATCGCCGGCGATCTGATCTACCGGCTGAGCGACACGACGAATTTCCTGTACGAATTCAACTACGACATGAACGATCGCAGCCTGGACCGGCACAACGTGTCGATCGCGGTCGAGCGCAACCCGCGGCTGTCCTATGTCTTCGGTTCGCGCTACGCCGGCGACATCGACATGAACCTCGTCGGCGGCGGATATAACTACAAGCTGAACGAAAAGCACATCACCGCGTTCCGCATGTGGTACGACATCGACGGCGGCGACCTGGGCGAGTTCGCCGTGAGCTATATCCGCAAGCTGCCGCGCTGGTACGTGGGTATGACGTTCGAGTACAGCAACATCGACGATGATTTCAGCGTGAACTTCTCGGTCTGGCCGGAGGGGATTCCGGAGTGGACGCTCGGATCGCGGCGATTCGTGGGGCTGAGCAACTCGACCGGCATTCGGCCGTAG
- a CDS encoding Decaprenyl-phosphate phosphoribosyltransferase, with translation MLTQNQPIQGGRPSLNMSLPAGLIHRLAALLQLLRPAQWSKNVFVFAGVVFGQKLDHPESVVQALLAFACFCLVSSTVYIINDVHDRHEDRLHPRKCRRPVASGLIAPGAALLLALLTGTVGLAGAFLLDRAFFLVAVTYLLLQLAYTAGLKRQVLLDVILIGTGFVLRAIAGAVVVHVEISHWLVICTFTLCLFMGFSKRRCELIALNENGGDAGKHRKTLMFYTPDLLNQWTTLTAGIAVVSFILYATDERTVHVFKSNYLVYTLPLVVYAVFRFAFLVEHGRVDGPTDVVLKDRAFQAAIAAWGVAAVLIVYRGPQIAAWLAQWAQRT, from the coding sequence ATGCTGACGCAGAATCAACCGATCCAGGGAGGGCGCCCGAGCCTCAACATGTCGCTGCCCGCCGGCCTGATCCATCGGCTTGCCGCCCTGCTCCAGCTTCTGCGGCCGGCCCAGTGGTCCAAGAACGTCTTTGTTTTCGCCGGCGTGGTCTTCGGCCAGAAACTGGATCATCCCGAAAGTGTCGTTCAGGCGTTGCTGGCGTTCGCATGCTTCTGCCTGGTCAGCAGCACCGTCTACATCATCAATGACGTGCACGACCGGCATGAGGACCGGCTCCATCCGCGCAAGTGCCGCCGGCCGGTCGCGTCCGGGCTGATTGCCCCTGGGGCGGCGTTGCTGCTCGCGCTCCTTACGGGAACCGTCGGGCTGGCGGGCGCGTTTCTCCTGGACCGCGCGTTCTTCCTGGTCGCGGTCACGTACCTGCTCCTGCAACTCGCCTACACCGCCGGGCTGAAACGGCAGGTGCTGCTCGACGTCATCCTGATCGGAACCGGGTTCGTGCTGCGGGCCATTGCCGGCGCGGTCGTCGTTCACGTCGAGATTTCGCACTGGCTGGTGATCTGCACCTTCACGCTTTGCCTGTTCATGGGCTTCAGCAAACGCCGTTGCGAGTTGATCGCGCTCAACGAAAACGGCGGCGACGCCGGCAAGCACCGCAAGACGCTGATGTTCTACACGCCTGATCTGCTCAATCAGTGGACGACGCTGACCGCCGGCATCGCCGTGGTGAGCTTCATTCTGTACGCCACCGATGAGCGCACGGTGCACGTTTTCAAGAGCAACTACCTGGTGTACACGTTGCCGCTGGTGGTGTACGCCGTGTTTCGATTCGCCTTCCTGGTTGAGCATGGCCGCGTGGACGGGCCGACCGACGTCGTGCTGAAAGACCGCGCGTTTCAGGCGGCGATTGCGGCCTGGGGTGTGGCGGCGGTGCTGATCGTGTATCGCGGCCCGCAGATTGCGGCGTGGCTGGCGCAGTGGGCGCAGCGGACCTGA
- the rnd gene encoding Ribonuclease D codes for MEHPQIITDQHSLNALCDTCRVAGVFAFDTEFIRDDTFDAILCLVQVAVGRDVVLVDPVSSPLDLAPFWALVSDPNIRTIVHAGKEDCDLCCRLTRQPPRNLFDVQIAAGFAGFGYPLSLARLVELVTRQRLAKAQTLTDWSRRPLTPQQVHYAIEDVAYLPAIYEKLSGWIAKRGRADWIAEEMARFESPLFYRPPTEDRLFKIKGAKRLDGLGLVVLARLVEWRERWARERNRPVRALIRDDILVEIARRRPKQASDLEVLRGFPQAKNAKVVSDLIDVIAQAERTPRSEWPDAHEPREDTPMVKATLDVLSAVTRAICFEEDVSNDLVGGPQRLRELIDFDRGLTSEEPVLLKGWRGEFIGRRLIDLLEGRSELHLSGWPERPKLEVRRGSKKSEVRSQK; via the coding sequence ATGGAACATCCGCAGATCATCACCGATCAGCATTCGCTCAACGCCCTGTGCGACACGTGCCGCGTCGCGGGCGTATTCGCGTTCGACACCGAGTTCATCCGCGACGACACGTTCGACGCCATTCTCTGTCTCGTGCAGGTCGCCGTGGGTAGGGACGTGGTGCTGGTCGACCCGGTTTCGTCGCCGCTCGATCTCGCGCCGTTCTGGGCGCTGGTCTCCGATCCGAACATCCGCACCATCGTCCACGCCGGCAAGGAAGATTGCGATCTGTGCTGCCGCCTGACGCGGCAGCCGCCGCGGAATCTATTCGACGTGCAGATCGCCGCCGGTTTCGCCGGCTTCGGCTACCCGCTCAGCCTGGCGCGACTGGTCGAGTTGGTGACCCGGCAGCGGCTGGCGAAGGCCCAGACGCTCACCGACTGGAGCCGCCGCCCGCTCACGCCTCAGCAAGTGCACTACGCGATAGAGGACGTGGCCTATCTCCCGGCGATCTACGAGAAGCTCAGCGGCTGGATCGCGAAGCGCGGCCGCGCCGACTGGATCGCCGAGGAAATGGCCCGCTTCGAATCGCCGCTGTTCTATCGCCCGCCGACCGAGGACCGGCTGTTCAAGATCAAAGGCGCCAAAAGGCTCGACGGGCTGGGGCTGGTGGTGCTGGCGCGTCTGGTCGAATGGCGCGAGCGCTGGGCCCGCGAGCGCAACCGGCCGGTGCGGGCGCTGATCCGCGATGACATCCTGGTGGAGATCGCGAGGCGGCGGCCGAAACAGGCGTCAGACCTGGAAGTGCTCCGCGGCTTCCCGCAGGCGAAAAACGCCAAGGTCGTCAGCGATCTGATCGACGTGATCGCCCAGGCCGAGCGCACGCCGCGCAGCGAGTGGCCCGACGCCCACGAGCCGCGCGAAGACACGCCGATGGTCAAAGCGACGCTGGATGTTCTGTCTGCGGTGACGCGGGCGATCTGCTTCGAGGAAGACGTCAGCAACGACCTGGTCGGCGGGCCGCAGCGGCTGCGCGAACTGATCGACTTCGATCGCGGACTGACGTCTGAGGAGCCAGTGCTGCTCAAGGGCTGGCGCGGCGAGTTCATCGGTCGGCGGCTGATCGACCTGCTGGAGGGCCGCAGCGAGCTGCACCTCTCGGGCTGGCCGGAAAGGCCGAAGCTGGAAGTGAGACGGGGAAGTAAGAAGTCAGAAGTCAGAAGTCAGAAGTAG
- a CDS encoding Isochorismatase family protein: protein MNEPVRLALSQTQLLVVDVQERLLPHIADHEEMLAQCLLAIRAAREMELPITVSEQYPEKLGPTAPDLARAAGDAPRVSKMTFSSMADAAARERLTARRRPTVLLIGIETHVCVQQTALDLLAARMTPVILADAVSSRRRADRDVALERMRSAGAVVTTVESALYELLHEAGTPLFRRILPLVR from the coding sequence ATGAACGAGCCCGTTCGACTGGCCTTGTCGCAGACGCAGCTCCTGGTCGTCGATGTGCAGGAGCGCTTGCTTCCGCACATCGCCGATCACGAGGAGATGCTGGCCCAGTGCCTGCTCGCGATTCGCGCCGCCCGCGAGATGGAACTGCCGATCACGGTCTCCGAGCAGTATCCCGAAAAGCTCGGCCCCACCGCGCCCGACCTCGCCCGCGCCGCCGGAGACGCGCCGCGCGTGTCCAAGATGACCTTCAGCAGCATGGCTGACGCGGCGGCCCGTGAGCGGCTTACCGCCCGCCGGCGGCCGACCGTGCTGCTGATCGGGATCGAGACGCACGTGTGCGTGCAGCAGACCGCGCTCGACCTGCTCGCGGCGCGCATGACGCCGGTGATTCTCGCGGACGCGGTCAGCTCGCGCCGCCGAGCGGATCGCGACGTGGCGCTGGAGCGGATGCGCTCGGCCGGCGCGGTGGTGACGACCGTTGAATCGGCGCTGTACGAGCTGCTGCACGAGGCCGGCACGCCGCTGTTCCGCAGGATTCTCCCCCTGGTGCGCTGA